Proteins from a single region of Amblyomma americanum isolate KBUSLIRL-KWMA chromosome 10, ASM5285725v1, whole genome shotgun sequence:
- the LOC144108715 gene encoding uncharacterized protein LOC144108715, producing MTCGEKQGHQNDPSEAGRAATSLVTYALPLLTLPPARLRTLELGHRSVLRQCLGLPRISPIAATHAEAGSWPLSLLLLQMGLRHVNRLYHAPDGRALLSRLRRAPGSRMGLLYSTFHRLFGPPVNQAPFPPPPTRPPLPISVDIRSCSRRRTPVAALQHTAATLLQESLGGHLQVYTDGSVLPATGQAAAACVAPALGAALSCHLRFPANSTAAELAGLHLAADLLLLLPGQQPAVILTDSRAALQLLRQHQPRQHTVANLKARLMAIQDAGRPVSLQWLPSHVGITGNEAADQLAGAAHTNGSPVSSKVTQLDFARPALRQAVRALHSDPRVASGARFMRSPSPACSFCGADETLGHLLCACPNLEAARRDMTAGYRNLGLPSYSDQDLLHPKRSQTEAFRLLLEFLQIYGISHSAISLARIP from the exons ATGACCTGTGGCGAGAAGCAAGGGCATCAGAATGACCCGAGCGAAGCTGGTCGAG CGGCCACGTCTCTAGTGACATATGCCCTCCCGCTATTGACCCTGCCACCTGCCCGCCTTCGGACTCTAGAGCTTGGACACCGCTCCGTCCTGCGGCAATGCCTGGGCCTCCCGCGTATCTCCCCCATCGCTGCCACTCACGCGGAAGCAGGGTCCTGGCCGCTGTCCCTCCTGCTCCTCCAGATGGGTCTGCGCCACGTGAACCGCCTATACCATGCTCCAGACGGAAGGGCCCTCCTGTCTCGGCTCCGCCGAGCACCGGGCTCCCGCATGGGGCTCCTGTATAGCACTTTCCACAGGCTCTTCGGCCCCCCTGTCAACCAGGCACCATTCCCGCCCCCACCAACAAGGCCGCCGCTtcccatctcggtggacatccggagCTGCAGTAGGCGCCGTACACCTGTTGCTGCCCTGCAGCACACTGCTGCCACCCTGCTGCAGGAGTCCCTGGGAGGACATCTCCAggtctacaccgacggctcggTACTTCCAGCAACAGGCCAGGCCGCTGCGGCCTGCGTAGCACCGGCCTTAGGTGCAGCACTGTCGTGCCACCTGCGGTTCCCAGCCAACTCCACGGCGGCTGAACTGGCGGGCCTCCACCTGGCAGCAGACCTGCTCCTCCTTCTGCCTGGACAGCAGCCCGCAGTCATCTTAACCGACTCGAGAGCAGCCCTCCAGCTGTTGCGCCAGCACCAGCCCAGACAGCACACGGTGGCCAACCTTAAGGCCCGACTTATGGCCATCCAGGATGCTGGCCGTCCGGTCTCCCTCCAGTGGCTGCCTTCACACGTTGGCATCACTGGGAACGAGGCTGCGGATCAGCTGGCCGGAGCCGCCCACACCAATGGCTCCCCGGTGTCCTCAAAAGTAACGCAGCTGGACTTCGCCCGTCCTGCTCTTCGGCAGGCCGTACGGGCCCTCCACTCCGATCCCCGCGTGGCCTCAGGAGCCCGCTTCATGCGG AGCCCGTCCCCGGCCTGCTCCTTCTGTGGGGCAGACGAGACTCTGGGCCACCTCCTCTGTGCCTGCCCGAACCTAGAGGCCGCCCGGCGTGACATGACTGCTGGGTACCGCAACCTAGGGCTGCCCTCCTACTCGGACCAAGACCTGCTGCACCCAAAGCGCAGCCAGACTGAGGCCTtccgactgctgctggaattccttCAAATCTACGGGATTAGCCACTCGGCTATAAGCCTGGCTCGCATCCCGTGA